A genomic window from Microvirga sp. TS319 includes:
- a CDS encoding arylsulfatase translates to MSGHHREPDDRRDAGGSGVNRRDLLLSGTATVLATIASSSAQAQAQQPQATPAPAAGQKPNILMIMGDDIGWFNPSIYHRGIMGYRTPSIDRIGSEGALFTDWYGEQSCTAGRAAFITGQSPIRTGLTKVGLPGADVGLQAQDPSVAELLKPMGYMCGQFGKNHLGDKDEFLPTNHGFDEFFGNLYHLNAEEEPENPDYPKDPNFRRRFGPRGVIRSSADGRIEDTGPLTRKRMETIDDETCAAALDFIDRQQRAGKPWFCYFNSTRMHVNTHLKPESDGKTGTGLYPDGMVEHDNHVGQLLKKLDDLGVVQNTIVVYTTDNGAEVMTWPDGGSTPFRGEKATNWEGGFRVPMLIRWPGVIRPGTVYNEMFSHYDLIPTFCAAGGEPDVVAKCLTGHQAGTKTFKVHLDGYNLMPFFTGSVKDSPRREFLYWNDDGELVSIRVGDWKVVFKPQENKGIGVWRREFTNLRTPMLYNLRADPFERGDESFEYDKWFFDRAFVVVPAQAVVAQWLSSFKDFPIRQKPASFNLDEVMQKMSPKN, encoded by the coding sequence ATGAGCGGCCATCATCGCGAACCGGACGACAGGAGGGATGCCGGCGGGTCCGGCGTCAATCGGCGCGACCTGCTGCTGTCGGGCACGGCGACCGTGCTCGCCACCATCGCCAGCTCCTCCGCGCAGGCGCAGGCCCAGCAGCCGCAAGCGACGCCCGCTCCCGCGGCCGGACAGAAGCCCAACATCCTCATGATCATGGGCGACGATATCGGCTGGTTCAATCCGAGCATCTATCACCGCGGCATCATGGGATATCGGACGCCCAGCATCGACCGCATCGGCAGTGAGGGCGCGCTGTTCACCGACTGGTACGGCGAGCAGAGCTGCACGGCAGGGCGCGCGGCCTTCATCACCGGGCAGTCGCCGATCCGCACCGGACTGACCAAGGTCGGGCTGCCGGGAGCGGATGTCGGTCTTCAGGCGCAGGATCCGAGCGTGGCCGAACTGCTCAAGCCCATGGGATACATGTGCGGGCAGTTCGGCAAGAATCATCTCGGCGACAAGGATGAGTTTCTGCCGACCAATCACGGCTTTGACGAGTTCTTCGGCAATCTCTATCATCTCAATGCCGAGGAGGAGCCGGAAAATCCCGATTATCCCAAGGATCCCAATTTCCGCAGACGGTTCGGCCCGCGCGGCGTCATCCGGTCATCCGCCGACGGCCGGATCGAGGATACCGGGCCGCTCACCCGCAAGCGGATGGAGACCATCGACGACGAGACCTGCGCTGCCGCTCTGGATTTCATCGACCGCCAGCAACGCGCCGGGAAGCCGTGGTTCTGCTACTTCAATTCGACGCGCATGCACGTCAACACCCATCTCAAGCCTGAATCCGACGGCAAAACCGGCACGGGCCTGTACCCTGACGGCATGGTCGAGCACGACAACCATGTCGGCCAATTGCTGAAGAAACTCGACGATCTCGGCGTCGTACAGAACACCATCGTGGTCTATACCACCGACAACGGCGCCGAGGTGATGACCTGGCCGGATGGCGGCTCGACGCCCTTCCGGGGCGAGAAGGCGACCAACTGGGAGGGCGGCTTCCGCGTGCCGATGCTGATCCGCTGGCCCGGCGTGATCAGGCCCGGCACCGTCTACAACGAGATGTTCTCGCACTACGACCTGATCCCGACTTTCTGCGCGGCCGGCGGCGAGCCGGACGTCGTGGCCAAATGCCTGACGGGCCATCAGGCGGGCACCAAGACCTTCAAGGTCCATCTCGACGGCTACAACCTGATGCCGTTCTTCACCGGGAGCGTGAAGGATTCCCCACGCCGGGAGTTCCTCTATTGGAACGACGACGGCGAACTGGTCTCGATCCGCGTCGGGGACTGGAAAGTCGTCTTCAAACCACAGGAGAACAAGGGAATTGGCGTGTGGCGGCGCGAATTCACGAATCTGCGGACCCCGATGCTCTACAATCTGCGGGCCGATCCCTTCGAGCGCGGCGACGAGTCATTCGAATACGACAAATGGTTCTTCGATCGCGCCTTTGTGGTCGTGCCGGCTCAGGCCGTGGTGGCGCAGTGGCTTTCGAGCTTCAAGGACTTCCCGATCCGGCAGAAGCCCGCGAGCTTCAACCTCGACGAGGTGATGCAGAAGATGAGCCCGAAGAACTGA
- a CDS encoding formylglycine-generating enzyme family protein, whose translation MKHAANSTKPSTDDDMVRIPGGTFAMGSNDHYPEEAPVHRVSVDGFWMDATPVTNRQFKAFVQATGHVTTAEMVPDARDYPGAKKEMLRAGSLLFTPPGHPVDLRDWSQWWTFAFGVNWKRPYGPTSNLKGLEDHPVVHVSYTDALAYARWAGKDLATEAEWEFAARGGLEAKEFAWGDELTPGGEQMANTWQGQFPFQNTMLDGYERTSPVGSFPPNGYGLYDMIGNVWEWTGDWYSPRHPEDAQKACCIPENPRSGRAESSYDPGEPAIKIPRKVVKGGSHLCAPNYCRRYRPAARHPHPIDTSTSHIGFRCVRREGGDPSRS comes from the coding sequence ATGAAACATGCAGCCAATTCCACGAAGCCATCGACTGACGACGACATGGTCCGCATTCCGGGCGGCACGTTCGCCATGGGATCGAACGACCACTACCCCGAGGAGGCGCCCGTCCACCGCGTGAGCGTGGACGGGTTCTGGATGGATGCGACCCCCGTCACCAACCGCCAGTTCAAGGCCTTTGTCCAGGCAACGGGCCACGTCACGACGGCCGAGATGGTGCCCGATGCCAGGGACTATCCAGGCGCGAAAAAGGAAATGTTGCGGGCCGGATCCCTGCTGTTCACCCCGCCCGGTCACCCCGTCGACCTGCGGGACTGGAGCCAGTGGTGGACCTTCGCCTTCGGGGTCAACTGGAAGCGGCCTTACGGCCCTACCAGCAACCTCAAGGGACTGGAGGACCATCCCGTGGTCCATGTCAGCTATACCGACGCCCTCGCCTACGCCCGCTGGGCCGGCAAGGACTTGGCGACAGAGGCCGAATGGGAATTCGCCGCCCGGGGCGGCCTCGAGGCCAAGGAGTTCGCCTGGGGCGACGAGCTCACACCCGGCGGGGAGCAGATGGCCAATACCTGGCAGGGGCAGTTCCCGTTCCAGAACACGATGCTCGACGGCTACGAGCGCACCTCGCCGGTCGGATCGTTCCCGCCCAACGGCTACGGCCTGTACGACATGATCGGCAACGTCTGGGAGTGGACGGGCGACTGGTACAGCCCGAGGCATCCCGAGGATGCGCAGAAGGCCTGCTGCATCCCGGAGAACCCTCGTAGCGGAAGGGCGGAGAGCAGCTACGATCCGGGCGAGCCCGCGATCAAGATTCCCCGCAAGGTCGTGAAGGGAGGCTCGCACCTGTGCGCCCCGAATTACTGCCGCCGCTATCGCCCGGCCGCCCGGCATCCGCACCCCATCGACACCTCGACGAGCCATATCGGCTTCCGCTGCGTCCGCCGAGAAGGAGGCGATCCCTCGCGATCGTGA
- a CDS encoding BatD family protein: protein MSRNAKSPLALLIPLLLLAPAASSAQPQPEQDAVIRQTANPTEGAVIGERIALSVDVLFPGTMPRPPRVYVPDAPGFQTFRFESQGTTMRERIDGRDYVGQRFEFAVYPRRGGVFTLPPARVTFLDPRGAPVGTAEGTPTPVSVRVPQGVDPSTPVIASTSVSLSETWSGPDGTALKAGDAMTRIIRREAADVPALAMQAVPLSAPDGVRVYAEPPLSEDRIARGNLTGRRADTLTYVFERPGSYALPAVTQPWWDLRNSVPREESAAGRAVTVSAVPTPASPARPFGPWRFTWRDLGEALAVLVPACLLGWLAWRLGPGALSRWRAERDCASRSEGAAFRALLKAARSGEADRTYQAYLTWRSRLPAMEWTDTKTAVENLEAFLFRRRPPAAHWSKIEGRALAADFKRLRADLRRRTPAPRKPSALPPLNPISIP from the coding sequence ATGAGCAGGAACGCCAAGAGCCCCCTTGCGCTTCTCATCCCGCTCCTGCTTCTCGCGCCGGCTGCGTCCTCGGCCCAGCCTCAGCCTGAGCAGGACGCCGTCATCCGGCAAACCGCGAACCCCACCGAGGGTGCCGTGATCGGCGAGAGGATCGCCCTCTCTGTCGACGTGCTCTTTCCAGGCACGATGCCACGGCCGCCGCGGGTTTACGTTCCCGATGCACCGGGATTCCAGACATTCCGGTTCGAGAGTCAGGGGACCACCATGCGCGAGCGCATCGACGGTCGCGATTACGTCGGACAGCGCTTCGAGTTCGCCGTTTATCCCCGACGGGGCGGCGTCTTCACCCTCCCGCCCGCCCGGGTCACATTTCTCGACCCGCGTGGCGCTCCCGTCGGAACGGCCGAGGGCACCCCGACTCCGGTCAGCGTCCGGGTGCCGCAGGGCGTCGATCCATCGACGCCCGTGATCGCCTCGACATCCGTGTCACTGAGCGAGACCTGGTCCGGGCCGGACGGGACGGCCCTCAAGGCCGGCGATGCGATGACGCGGATCATCCGCCGGGAAGCGGCCGACGTCCCGGCCCTGGCGATGCAGGCGGTCCCGCTGTCGGCGCCGGACGGCGTGAGGGTGTATGCGGAGCCTCCCCTGTCCGAGGACAGGATCGCTCGCGGGAACCTGACGGGGCGACGGGCGGACACGCTGACCTACGTGTTCGAGCGTCCCGGCTCGTATGCGCTACCCGCCGTGACGCAGCCGTGGTGGGATCTTCGCAACTCCGTGCCGAGGGAGGAGAGCGCAGCCGGTCGCGCCGTCACGGTTTCAGCGGTCCCGACGCCCGCGTCACCGGCCCGCCCGTTCGGCCCGTGGCGGTTCACCTGGAGGGATCTCGGAGAAGCGCTCGCCGTGCTCGTTCCGGCCTGCCTCCTGGGGTGGCTCGCATGGCGCCTCGGCCCCGGCGCGCTCAGCCGGTGGCGTGCGGAGCGAGACTGTGCCTCCAGGTCCGAGGGCGCCGCCTTCAGGGCATTGCTCAAGGCGGCGAGATCGGGTGAGGCTGACCGCACCTACCAGGCCTATCTCACCTGGCGATCACGCCTCCCCGCCATGGAATGGACCGATACGAAAACCGCCGTCGAGAACCTCGAAGCCTTCCTGTTTCGCCGGCGCCCTCCTGCCGCACATTGGTCTAAGATCGAAGGCAGGGCCCTTGCCGCCGATTTCAAAAGGCTCAGAGCCGATCTGCGGCGGCGCACGCCAGCGCCCCGCAAGCCTTCTGCCTTACCACCCCTCAACCCCATATCGATCCCATGA
- a CDS encoding VWA domain-containing protein has product MSSALASFHFLRPWWLGLLVPAAFLWWHLRKGAAATSRWATVIDPAILRALTVGADRKSRLSPHDLLLAAWILGALALAGPTWKREPSPFADARPPVMIVLKVTPSMKTEDLPPSRLARAVQKLSDLVTAREGASTGLVAYAGSVHLVLPPTPDKDVVIAMAQALSPEIMPREGDSLAEAARLASAVLRDGGKGGSVLVMADAVSPDQAALMKSSGKLPVEATLWAALPPARLDAADDLASAASTLDALLQGMTPDRSDADAIARRLDRATANGDVAGEGERWHEAGYWMTPLLAFLALAWFRRGWVLGS; this is encoded by the coding sequence GTGAGTTCCGCGCTGGCCTCGTTCCATTTCCTGCGGCCGTGGTGGCTGGGGCTGCTCGTTCCTGCCGCCTTCCTCTGGTGGCATCTTCGCAAGGGGGCCGCCGCCACCTCACGATGGGCGACGGTGATCGATCCTGCCATCCTGCGGGCCCTGACCGTCGGCGCGGACAGGAAGTCTCGCCTCTCTCCCCACGACCTCCTGCTCGCGGCGTGGATCCTCGGCGCGCTGGCGCTTGCGGGGCCGACCTGGAAACGGGAGCCCTCACCCTTCGCCGACGCTCGCCCGCCCGTGATGATCGTCCTCAAGGTGACGCCCTCGATGAAGACCGAGGATCTGCCACCGAGCCGCCTTGCGCGGGCCGTGCAGAAGCTCTCGGACCTCGTGACGGCGCGCGAAGGCGCCTCGACGGGGCTTGTCGCCTATGCCGGATCGGTTCACCTTGTCCTGCCGCCGACACCGGACAAGGACGTGGTGATCGCGATGGCCCAGGCCCTTTCGCCCGAGATCATGCCCCGGGAGGGTGACAGCCTCGCCGAGGCGGCTCGTCTGGCTTCCGCCGTTCTCCGGGACGGCGGCAAGGGAGGATCGGTTCTCGTCATGGCGGATGCCGTATCGCCCGATCAGGCGGCCCTCATGAAGAGCTCCGGCAAGCTGCCGGTCGAGGCAACGCTCTGGGCAGCGCTGCCTCCCGCCCGCCTCGATGCCGCGGACGATCTCGCTTCGGCCGCATCCACTCTCGATGCCTTGCTCCAGGGAATGACGCCCGACCGCTCCGACGCCGACGCCATCGCCCGCCGCCTCGACCGAGCGACCGCCAACGGCGACGTCGCCGGCGAGGGCGAGCGATGGCACGAGGCGGGCTACTGGATGACGCCCCTGCTCGCTTTCCTCGCCCTCGCCTGGTTCCGGCGCGGCTGGGTCCTGGGGAGCTGA
- a CDS encoding VWA domain-containing protein: protein MLTFAYLWPALLLPLPWLVFRFAPPYTERRAAVRVPFFGTLAALTGQVSGGGTAPARRGAGRMAVLIVCWILMLASTMRPQWIEPPLHRDVPTRDMLLLVDLSASMDTKDFVDAQGRRVDRITALKQVLDDFVSRRRGDRIGLVVFGDAPFTLVPFTTDLTLARRLVQETAVGMAGPRTAFGDAIGLGISLFDKSTVKTKTIIALTDGNDTASKVPPGEAAGVARDRGIVIHTIAIGDPTAAGEDKLDEAALKEVAEKTGGGFYRALDRQQLAGIYRRLDEVETRRIETVSFRPKTDLYWIPLAAALLVSMGAALAILIRNRRPAPLAGRREAAP from the coding sequence GTGCTGACCTTCGCCTATCTCTGGCCGGCTCTGCTGCTTCCCCTGCCCTGGCTCGTCTTCAGGTTCGCTCCTCCCTATACGGAGCGCCGAGCGGCCGTGAGGGTCCCCTTCTTCGGCACCCTGGCGGCACTCACCGGACAGGTGTCGGGAGGCGGCACCGCCCCTGCCCGGCGAGGCGCCGGACGTATGGCGGTTCTCATCGTCTGCTGGATCCTCATGCTCGCGAGCACCATGCGTCCGCAATGGATCGAGCCGCCCCTGCACCGCGATGTCCCGACCCGCGACATGCTCCTGCTCGTGGATCTCTCGGCCTCCATGGACACGAAGGATTTCGTGGATGCGCAGGGACGAAGGGTGGATCGGATCACGGCCCTCAAGCAGGTGCTCGACGACTTCGTCTCGCGGCGCCGGGGTGACCGGATCGGCTTGGTGGTCTTCGGCGATGCGCCGTTCACCCTCGTGCCGTTCACCACCGACCTCACTCTTGCCCGCCGGCTCGTACAGGAGACGGCCGTCGGCATGGCCGGTCCCCGCACGGCCTTCGGGGACGCAATCGGCCTTGGCATCTCGCTCTTCGACAAGTCGACCGTGAAGACGAAGACGATCATTGCCCTGACCGACGGCAACGATACGGCCAGCAAGGTACCGCCCGGCGAAGCGGCGGGCGTCGCCAGGGATCGCGGCATCGTCATCCACACCATCGCCATCGGAGACCCCACCGCCGCAGGCGAGGACAAACTCGACGAGGCCGCGCTCAAGGAGGTGGCGGAGAAGACGGGCGGGGGCTTCTACCGCGCCCTCGACCGGCAGCAGCTTGCCGGGATCTACCGGCGCCTGGACGAGGTCGAGACCCGGCGCATCGAGACCGTCTCCTTCCGGCCGAAGACCGATCTCTATTGGATTCCGCTCGCCGCCGCCCTGCTGGTGAGCATGGGAGCGGCCCTCGCCATCCTGATCCGGAACCGCCGTCCGGCTCCCCTCGCCGGACGGCGGGAGGCGGCCCCGTGA
- a CDS encoding DUF4381 domain-containing protein: MSSDPADLANLRDIVLPPPVSLWPFAPGVWIILAGILLAVPVASVRAWRRHRANAYRREALRELDAAPDAAAILPLLKRAAIVAYGREQVASLSGAAFLALLDRTGGTTAFTSGPARLLPNLVYAQGATMTAEDVATASADARRWLRNHRAREG; encoded by the coding sequence ATGAGCAGCGATCCGGCCGACCTCGCCAATCTTCGCGACATCGTTCTCCCACCCCCTGTATCCTTGTGGCCCTTTGCCCCGGGCGTCTGGATCATCCTCGCAGGGATACTCCTGGCCGTTCCCGTGGCGTCGGTTCGGGCTTGGCGCCGCCATCGCGCCAATGCCTATCGCCGCGAAGCTCTCCGGGAACTCGATGCCGCACCGGACGCCGCCGCGATCCTGCCGCTCCTCAAGCGAGCCGCCATCGTCGCCTATGGCCGCGAGCAGGTCGCCTCCCTCAGCGGAGCAGCCTTCCTGGCCCTCCTGGACCGGACGGGCGGCACGACGGCCTTCACGTCGGGCCCCGCCCGCCTTCTTCCCAACCTCGTCTACGCGCAAGGGGCGACCATGACGGCGGAAGACGTAGCGACCGCCAGTGCGGATGCGCGGCGATGGCTCCGGAACCATCGGGCGCGGGAGGGCTGA
- a CDS encoding DUF58 domain-containing protein: protein MASGGSLHHPPALQGRISVTVDELIRLRNKARGFSFLPRQPVHSVLAGRHASRLRGRGLNFEELRPYYPGDDTRTIDWNATARLRDPFVRVYTEERDRTVLLLVDQRLSMFFGSRRATKSVAAAEVAAASAWRVTSLGDRIGAIVFGDTETATIKPRARDAGAMNVIDAVAKASQDLPGRIGERTRPEALNEALRRAQPLLKHDGLLCLITDAAGSDEETVERVTALTAHNDVLGVFVYDPLEADLPPVGSAFVTEGDRKIEVDTLSSALRGRFTQAFEKRRRTIERFSRQRSIPVLPIRADLDPVDQLRDLLGRRMTASVREHAPREARREARREARS, encoded by the coding sequence ATGGCATCAGGCGGATCACTCCACCATCCCCCGGCTCTCCAGGGCCGAATTTCCGTAACGGTCGATGAACTGATCCGGCTGCGGAACAAGGCGCGAGGCTTCAGCTTCCTGCCCCGCCAGCCCGTCCACAGCGTTCTTGCGGGGCGCCATGCATCGCGGCTTCGCGGCCGCGGGCTGAACTTCGAGGAGCTGCGTCCATACTATCCCGGCGACGACACCCGCACGATCGACTGGAACGCCACCGCCCGCCTGCGCGATCCATTCGTGCGCGTCTACACGGAGGAACGAGACAGGACCGTTCTCCTGCTGGTCGATCAGCGTCTGTCGATGTTCTTCGGCAGTCGTCGGGCCACGAAATCGGTGGCCGCCGCCGAAGTCGCCGCCGCTTCGGCCTGGCGCGTGACGTCGCTAGGCGATCGCATCGGCGCCATCGTGTTCGGCGATACCGAAACGGCGACGATCAAGCCGCGAGCCCGGGACGCAGGAGCCATGAACGTCATCGATGCCGTCGCCAAGGCCAGTCAGGATCTGCCCGGCAGGATCGGGGAAAGGACCCGACCGGAGGCTCTCAACGAGGCACTCCGCCGGGCGCAGCCGCTTTTAAAGCATGACGGCCTCTTGTGCCTGATCACGGATGCCGCCGGAAGCGACGAGGAGACCGTGGAGCGTGTGACGGCGCTCACGGCCCACAACGATGTCCTAGGCGTCTTCGTCTATGATCCTCTCGAAGCCGATCTTCCGCCGGTCGGCTCCGCTTTCGTCACCGAGGGAGATCGGAAAATCGAGGTCGACACGTTGTCCAGCGCCCTCCGAGGCCGGTTCACCCAGGCATTCGAGAAGCGCCGGCGGACGATCGAGCGCTTCTCCCGTCAACGGTCGATCCCGGTCCTGCCGATCCGGGCGGATCTTGATCCGGTCGACCAGCTCCGTGACCTGCTGGGGCGGCGGATGACCGCTTCCGTTCGCGAGCATGCGCCAAGAGAAGCACGAAGAGAAGCCAGAAGAGAAGCACGGTCATGA
- a CDS encoding AAA family ATPase, giving the protein MGDATRILDIDEAGDRAASARDAILDLQSRVNQAIIGQARVVERLVIALLANGNVLIEGLPGLAKTRAIKSLARNLEADFSRIQFTPDLLPSDVTGGEIYRSDGQGNGTFEFRQGPVFGNLVLADEINRAPAKVQSALLEAMEERQVTVAGKRYRLPDLFMVLATENPIEQEGTYPLPEAQMDRFLMHVRIDYPSDADEVKVLRLVREESAEPASPATSPKIPQQAIFDARREIDRITSAAAIETYMVGLIAATRRPAEYGDNLKQWIAIGASPRGSLALDRASRAYAWLQGRDYVVPEDVQAVAHDCLRHRVSLSYEATADGVKPDDVIDEIVRQVAVAA; this is encoded by the coding sequence GTGGGTGATGCAACGCGAATCCTGGACATAGACGAAGCGGGAGACCGGGCTGCGTCTGCCCGCGACGCCATCCTCGACCTGCAATCGCGCGTGAACCAGGCGATCATCGGTCAGGCGCGAGTCGTCGAGCGGCTGGTCATCGCGCTCCTCGCGAACGGCAACGTCCTGATCGAAGGCTTGCCGGGCTTGGCCAAGACACGCGCCATCAAGAGCCTCGCACGCAACCTCGAGGCGGATTTCAGCCGGATCCAGTTCACGCCCGATCTCCTGCCCTCCGACGTGACCGGCGGCGAGATCTACCGCAGCGACGGCCAGGGCAACGGCACATTCGAGTTCCGCCAAGGCCCCGTCTTCGGCAACCTCGTCCTGGCCGACGAGATCAACCGCGCCCCGGCCAAGGTCCAGTCCGCCCTGCTCGAGGCCATGGAGGAGCGGCAGGTGACGGTCGCGGGCAAGCGCTACAGGCTGCCCGATCTGTTCATGGTGCTGGCGACCGAAAACCCCATCGAGCAGGAGGGGACCTATCCCCTCCCCGAGGCCCAGATGGACCGCTTCCTCATGCATGTCCGCATCGATTATCCGAGCGATGCCGACGAGGTGAAGGTGCTCCGCCTCGTTCGTGAGGAAAGCGCGGAACCTGCATCCCCTGCCACCTCTCCCAAGATTCCGCAGCAGGCGATCTTCGATGCAAGGCGCGAGATCGACCGCATCACCTCCGCCGCGGCGATCGAGACCTACATGGTGGGACTGATTGCGGCCACCCGGCGCCCGGCCGAGTACGGCGACAACCTCAAGCAGTGGATCGCCATCGGCGCCAGCCCGCGTGGCTCGCTGGCGCTCGATCGGGCGTCGAGGGCCTACGCGTGGCTTCAGGGACGGGACTACGTCGTGCCTGAGGACGTGCAGGCCGTCGCGCACGACTGCCTCCGCCACCGGGTGTCCCTGAGCTACGAAGCGACGGCCGACGGGGTGAAGCCCGACGACGTGATCGACGAGATCGTCCGGCAGGTGGCGGTTGCCGCCTGA
- a CDS encoding phasin family protein produces MSDTMRSAAELAMPMGDGQAVARAVQTWLSATSQYHREMMEFMSRRLEKDGVAMRDILGCRNFADAVTLHSHWMEETLRDYNAEMSKLMTIYSHSVNGGEQGSGR; encoded by the coding sequence ATGTCGGACACGATGCGCAGCGCCGCCGAGCTGGCTATGCCGATGGGTGACGGTCAGGCTGTAGCGAGGGCGGTGCAAACGTGGCTTTCCGCTACGAGCCAGTACCATCGCGAGATGATGGAATTCATGTCCAGGCGTCTTGAGAAGGACGGCGTAGCCATGCGGGATATTCTTGGTTGCCGGAACTTCGCGGATGCAGTGACGCTTCATTCACACTGGATGGAGGAAACGCTACGCGACTACAACGCCGAGATGTCCAAATTGATGACCATCTACAGCCATTCCGTGAACGGTGGAGAGCAGGGCAGTGGGCGATAG